From Streptomyces yatensis, one genomic window encodes:
- a CDS encoding amidohydrolase family protein, translating to MIIDCHGHYTTAPPALEAWRTQQINGLTDPARTPSRADLRIGDDELRHSIEPNQLRLMDERGIDLTVFSPRASFMAHHIGDLHTSTAWAALCNELCFRVSTLYPERFAPAAMLPQSPGVDPATCVPELVRCVEEYGAVAVNLNPDPSGGHWTAPPLTDRSWYPVYEKLVEYDLPAMVHVSTSVNPAFHTTGAHYLNADTTVFMQLVQGDLFADFPTLRLIIPHGGGAVPYHWGRFRGLAMALGKPPLEEHVLGNVFFDTCVYHQPGIDLLLDVIPARNILFASEMIGAVRDVDPRTGRHFDDTRRYTEAAGLSAADLTGIYEHNARTVYPRLDALLTEQGR from the coding sequence ATGATCATCGACTGCCATGGCCACTACACCACCGCGCCACCGGCGCTGGAGGCATGGCGCACCCAGCAGATCAACGGACTCACCGACCCCGCCCGCACCCCCTCCCGCGCCGATCTCCGCATCGGTGACGACGAGCTGCGCCACAGCATCGAGCCCAACCAGCTCCGGCTGATGGACGAACGCGGCATCGACCTGACGGTCTTCTCGCCCCGGGCGTCCTTCATGGCCCACCACATCGGCGATCTCCACACCTCCACCGCGTGGGCCGCCCTCTGCAACGAGCTCTGCTTCCGCGTCAGCACCCTCTACCCGGAGCGCTTCGCGCCCGCCGCGATGCTTCCGCAGTCGCCGGGCGTCGACCCGGCCACCTGCGTGCCCGAGCTCGTCCGCTGCGTGGAGGAGTACGGAGCCGTGGCGGTCAACCTCAACCCCGATCCCTCGGGCGGCCACTGGACGGCCCCACCGCTGACCGACCGCTCCTGGTACCCGGTCTACGAAAAGCTGGTGGAGTACGACCTCCCGGCGATGGTGCATGTGAGCACCAGCGTCAACCCCGCCTTCCACACCACCGGGGCGCACTACCTCAACGCCGATACGACGGTGTTCATGCAGCTGGTGCAGGGCGATCTGTTCGCCGACTTCCCCACCCTGCGCCTGATCATCCCGCATGGCGGCGGCGCCGTCCCGTATCACTGGGGCCGGTTCCGCGGCCTGGCGATGGCCCTCGGCAAGCCGCCCCTGGAGGAGCACGTCCTGGGCAATGTCTTCTTCGACACCTGCGTCTACCACCAGCCCGGCATCGATCTCCTCCTCGACGTCATCCCGGCCCGGAACATCCTCTTCGCCTCCGAGATGATCGGCGCCGTCCGCGATGTCGACCCCCGGACGGGCCGGCACTTCGACGACACCCGCCGCTACACCGAGGCCGCCGGGCTCTCCGCGGCCGATCTGACCGGCATCTACGAACATAACGCCCGTACCGTCTACCCTCGCCTGGACGCCCTGCTGACCGAGCAGGGCCGCTGA
- a CDS encoding aldehyde dehydrogenase family protein, whose product MPVFEYAPAPESRAVVDIAPSYGLFIDGEFGEAGDGKVFKTLSPSSEEVLSEVAQAGAEDVDRAVKAARKAFTAWSALPGSERAKYLFRIARIIQERSRELAVLESLDNGKPIRESRDTDLPLVAAHFFYYAGWADKLAYAVRGRSPLNGTSGTDPKPLGVAGQIIPWNFPLLMLAWKIAPALATGNTVVLKPAETTPLSALFFADICRQAGLPKGVVNIITGDGSTGAELVAHPGIDKVAFTGSTEVGKAIARTVAGTKKKVTLELGGKAANIVFDDAPLDQAVEGIIGGIFFNQGHVCCAGSRLLVQESVQEELLDALKRRMGTLRLGDPLDKNTDIGAINSAEQLARIRALADAGEAEGAERWAPACELPTSGYWFAPTLFTGVTQAHRIAREEIFGPVLSVLTFRTPEEAVAKANNTPYGLSAGIWTEKGSRILWMANKLRAGIVWSNTFNKFDPASPFGGYKESGYGREGGRHGLEAYLDV is encoded by the coding sequence ATGCCCGTTTTCGAGTACGCACCGGCGCCGGAGTCCCGCGCCGTCGTCGACATCGCCCCGTCCTACGGCCTGTTCATCGACGGGGAGTTCGGCGAGGCGGGCGACGGCAAGGTCTTCAAGACCCTCTCCCCCTCCTCCGAGGAGGTCCTCTCCGAGGTCGCCCAGGCCGGCGCGGAGGACGTGGACCGCGCCGTCAAGGCCGCCCGTAAGGCGTTCACGGCCTGGTCGGCGCTCCCCGGCTCCGAGCGCGCCAAGTACCTCTTCCGCATCGCCCGCATCATCCAGGAGCGCTCCCGCGAACTGGCCGTGCTGGAGTCGCTGGACAACGGCAAGCCGATCCGCGAGTCGCGCGACACCGATCTGCCCCTGGTCGCGGCCCACTTCTTCTACTACGCGGGCTGGGCCGACAAGCTCGCCTACGCGGTCCGCGGGCGTAGCCCGCTAAACGGCACGAGCGGCACGGACCCGAAGCCCCTGGGCGTCGCCGGCCAGATCATCCCGTGGAACTTCCCGCTGCTGATGCTGGCCTGGAAGATCGCCCCGGCGCTCGCCACCGGCAATACGGTCGTCCTCAAGCCCGCCGAGACGACACCCCTGAGCGCCCTGTTCTTCGCGGACATCTGCCGCCAGGCCGGGCTCCCCAAGGGCGTGGTCAACATCATCACCGGCGACGGCTCGACCGGCGCCGAGCTGGTCGCCCACCCCGGGATCGACAAGGTGGCCTTCACCGGCTCCACCGAGGTCGGCAAGGCCATCGCCCGTACGGTGGCCGGTACGAAGAAGAAGGTCACCCTCGAACTCGGCGGCAAGGCCGCGAACATCGTCTTCGACGACGCCCCCCTCGACCAGGCGGTCGAGGGCATCATCGGCGGCATCTTCTTCAACCAGGGCCATGTCTGCTGCGCGGGCTCCCGCCTCCTGGTCCAGGAGTCCGTCCAGGAGGAGCTGCTCGACGCGCTCAAGCGCCGGATGGGCACCCTGCGGCTGGGTGATCCGCTGGACAAGAACACCGACATCGGCGCCATCAACTCCGCCGAGCAGCTGGCCCGGATCCGCGCGCTGGCCGACGCGGGCGAGGCCGAGGGCGCCGAGCGCTGGGCCCCGGCGTGCGAACTGCCCACCTCCGGCTACTGGTTCGCGCCCACCCTCTTCACTGGCGTCACCCAGGCCCACCGGATCGCCCGCGAGGAGATCTTCGGCCCGGTGCTGTCGGTGCTGACCTTCCGCACCCCCGAAGAGGCCGTGGCCAAGGCCAACAACACGCCGTACGGACTGTCGGCGGGCATCTGGACGGAGAAGGGCTCGCGCATCCTGTGGATGGCGAACAAGCTCCGGGCGGGCATCGTGTGGTCCAACACGTTCAACAAGTTCGACCCGGCCTCCCCGTTCGGCGGCTACAAGGAGTCGGGATACGGCCGCGAAGGCGGCCGTCACGGCCTGGAGGCATACCTCGATGTCTGA
- a CDS encoding uridine kinase family protein yields MTSQPPSARVVLLTGPSGSGKSSLAARTGLPVLNLDDFYKEGGDPTLPQLADGGGADWDSPRSWDADAAVAAIETLCRTSRTTVPLYDIATSSRVGEEALDIGRAPLFIAEGIFAADIIGRCADLGVLADALCLRGRPSTTFRRRLLRDLREGRKPPHYLLRRGWRLMRAERGIVARQTALGAYACGKGTAMGRIAAATAGGRIPASGEKASV; encoded by the coding sequence GTGACCAGCCAACCGCCTTCCGCCCGTGTCGTCCTGCTCACCGGCCCCTCGGGCTCGGGAAAGTCCTCGCTCGCGGCCCGCACCGGGCTGCCCGTGCTCAACCTCGACGACTTCTACAAGGAGGGCGGCGACCCGACGCTGCCCCAACTCGCCGACGGCGGGGGCGCCGACTGGGACTCGCCACGCTCCTGGGACGCGGACGCGGCGGTCGCGGCGATCGAGACGCTGTGCCGTACGTCACGGACGACCGTGCCGCTGTACGACATCGCCACCAGCTCCCGCGTCGGCGAGGAGGCGCTGGACATCGGGCGGGCGCCGCTGTTCATCGCCGAGGGGATCTTCGCCGCCGACATCATCGGGCGCTGTGCCGATCTCGGGGTGCTCGCGGATGCGCTCTGTCTGCGCGGCCGTCCGTCCACCACGTTCCGGCGCCGGCTGCTGCGCGATCTGCGGGAGGGCCGTAAGCCCCCGCACTATCTGCTGCGGCGCGGCTGGCGGCTGATGCGCGCGGAGCGCGGGATCGTGGCCCGGCAGACGGCGCTGGGCGCGTACGCGTGCGGCAAGGGCACGGCGATGGGCCGGATAGCGGCCGCGACGGCGGGAGGGCGGATCCCCGCCTCCGGCGAGAAGGCGTCCGTGTAG
- the deoC gene encoding deoxyribose-phosphate aldolase, with the protein MPTTVPAYGKEAAERLASMADVTADDRALRRFLHGLPGVDAVGLQARAATLGTRSIKTTAKAYAIDLAISMIDLTTLEGADTPGKVRSLCAKGINPDPTDRTVPQVAAICVYGDMVATAKEALKGGGSGIHVAAVATAFPSGRAALPVKLADTRDAVAAGADEIDMVIDRGAFLSGRYLEVFEEIRQVKEACVREDGTAAHLKVIFETGELQTYDNVRRASWLAMLAGADFIKTSTGKVAVNATPPVTLVLLEAVRDFRAAVGVQVGVKPAGGIRTSKDAIKYLVMVNETLGGEWLSPDWFRFGASSLLNDLLMQRQKLSTGRYSGPDYVTVD; encoded by the coding sequence ATGCCCACCACAGTTCCCGCATACGGCAAAGAGGCCGCGGAGCGACTCGCGTCGATGGCGGACGTGACCGCCGACGACCGCGCCCTGCGCCGCTTCCTGCACGGCCTGCCGGGCGTCGACGCGGTCGGCCTGCAGGCCCGTGCCGCGACCCTCGGCACCCGCTCGATCAAGACCACGGCGAAGGCGTACGCCATCGACCTGGCGATCTCGATGATCGACCTGACGACCCTGGAGGGTGCCGACACCCCGGGCAAGGTCCGGTCCCTGTGCGCCAAGGGGATCAACCCCGATCCCACCGACCGCACCGTCCCCCAGGTCGCGGCGATCTGCGTCTACGGCGACATGGTGGCCACCGCCAAGGAGGCCCTGAAGGGCGGCGGCAGCGGCATCCACGTGGCGGCCGTCGCCACCGCCTTCCCCTCCGGCCGGGCCGCGCTGCCGGTCAAGCTGGCCGACACCCGGGACGCGGTGGCCGCCGGGGCGGACGAGATCGACATGGTGATCGACCGTGGCGCCTTCCTCTCCGGCCGCTACCTCGAGGTCTTCGAGGAGATCCGGCAGGTGAAGGAGGCCTGCGTCCGCGAGGACGGCACCGCCGCCCACCTCAAGGTCATCTTCGAGACCGGTGAGCTGCAGACGTACGACAACGTCCGCCGCGCCTCCTGGCTGGCGATGCTCGCCGGCGCGGACTTCATCAAGACCTCCACCGGCAAGGTGGCCGTCAACGCGACCCCGCCCGTCACCCTCGTCCTGCTGGAGGCGGTCCGCGACTTCCGCGCCGCGGTCGGCGTCCAGGTGGGCGTGAAGCCCGCGGGCGGCATCCGCACCTCCAAGGACGCGATCAAGTACCTGGTGATGGTCAACGAGACGCTGGGCGGCGAGTGGCTCTCCCCGGATTGGTTCCGCTTCGGCGCCTCCAGCCTCCTCAACGACCTGCTGATGCAGCGCCAGAAGCTGAGCACCGGCCGGTACTCCGGTCCCGACTACGTGACGGTGGACTGA
- a CDS encoding aldehyde dehydrogenase family protein, with product MSERLSVLKTYKLFVGGKFPRSESGRVYEVTTAKGQWLANAPLASRKDARDAVVAARKAFGGWSGATAYNRGQILYRVAEMLEGRRDQFVAEVAEGEGLSKAKASAQVDAAIDRWVWYAGWSDKTAQIAGSANPVAGPYFNLSSPEPTGVVTLLAPQDSSFLGLVSVIAPAIVTGNTAVVVASEKSPLPALSLAEVLATSDLPGGVVNILSGRTAEIAAPLAAHQDVNAIDLAGADPELAVELEKASADNLKRVLRPQPVDWAADPGTGRLLAFLETKTVWHPMGV from the coding sequence ATGTCTGAACGACTCTCGGTCCTGAAGACCTACAAGCTGTTCGTGGGCGGCAAGTTCCCACGCTCGGAGAGCGGGCGGGTGTACGAGGTGACCACAGCAAAGGGCCAGTGGCTCGCCAACGCCCCCCTGGCCTCCCGCAAGGACGCCCGGGACGCGGTCGTCGCCGCGCGCAAGGCGTTCGGCGGCTGGTCCGGGGCCACCGCGTACAACCGGGGCCAGATCCTCTACCGCGTCGCCGAGATGCTGGAGGGCCGCCGCGACCAGTTCGTCGCGGAGGTCGCCGAGGGTGAGGGGCTGAGCAAGGCCAAGGCCTCCGCCCAGGTCGACGCCGCGATCGACCGCTGGGTCTGGTACGCGGGCTGGTCGGACAAGACGGCCCAGATCGCCGGGTCCGCCAACCCCGTCGCCGGGCCGTACTTCAACCTCTCCTCCCCCGAGCCGACCGGCGTGGTCACCCTCCTCGCGCCCCAGGACTCGTCCTTCCTCGGCCTGGTCTCCGTGATCGCCCCCGCGATCGTCACCGGCAACACGGCCGTGGTGGTGGCGAGCGAGAAGTCCCCGCTGCCCGCCCTCTCCCTGGCCGAGGTGCTGGCCACCTCCGACCTCCCGGGCGGCGTGGTCAACATCCTCTCCGGCCGCACCGCCGAGATCGCCGCCCCGCTCGCCGCGCACCAGGACGTCAACGCGATCGACCTCGCCGGCGCGGACCCGGAGCTCGCGGTCGAGCTGGAGAAGGCCTCCGCGGACAACCTCAAGCGGGTCCTTCGTCCACAGCCTGTGGATTGGGCGGCCGACCCCGGCACCGGCCGTCTCCTGGCCTTCCTGGAGACCAAGACCGTCTGGCATCCGATGGGGGTCTAG
- a CDS encoding SigE family RNA polymerase sigma factor: protein MSTLHFTNTSAVRTRLHDTGRGNEKSGAVSGRGCARGAGRQRPPYMVAIDAITGEKEAGHGLGGDNGGPGGHGGSSYREAEGERRTASEAEFTAYVQERRASLYATAYHLTGDRFEAEDLLQSALFSTYRAWDRISDKAAVGGYLRRTMTNLHISAWRRRKLNEYPTEELPETVGDHDAMRGTELRAVLWQALARLPELQRTMLVLRYYEGRTDPEIADILNISVGTVKSSIWRSLRRLREDESLSFGRDEEESFGELVA from the coding sequence ATGAGCACACTGCACTTCACGAACACCAGCGCAGTTCGCACGCGCCTCCATGACACCGGCCGGGGCAACGAGAAGTCCGGTGCCGTGAGCGGGCGGGGGTGCGCTCGCGGCGCCGGGCGTCAGCGGCCTCCTTACATGGTGGCCATTGACGCGATCACGGGGGAGAAGGAGGCCGGTCACGGCCTCGGGGGGGACAACGGGGGACCGGGGGGACACGGGGGAAGCTCGTACAGGGAGGCGGAGGGGGAGCGGCGCACCGCGTCGGAGGCGGAGTTCACCGCCTATGTCCAGGAGCGCCGCGCCTCCCTGTACGCAACCGCCTACCACCTGACCGGTGACCGCTTCGAGGCCGAGGACCTGCTGCAGAGCGCGCTCTTCTCGACCTACCGGGCCTGGGACCGGATCAGCGACAAGGCGGCGGTCGGCGGCTATCTGCGCCGCACCATGACCAATCTGCACATCAGCGCCTGGCGTCGGCGCAAGCTCAACGAGTACCCGACGGAGGAGCTGCCGGAGACGGTGGGCGACCATGACGCGATGCGCGGCACCGAGCTGCGCGCCGTGCTGTGGCAGGCCCTGGCCCGGCTGCCCGAGCTGCAGCGCACGATGCTGGTGCTGCGCTACTACGAGGGCCGGACGGATCCGGAAATCGCGGACATCCTGAACATCAGCGTCGGAACGGTCAAAAGCAGCATCTGGCGCTCGCTGCGCCGGCTGCGCGAGGACGAGAGCCTCAGCTTCGGCCGTGACGAGGAGGAGTCCTTCGGCGAACTGGTCGCCTGA
- a CDS encoding sensor histidine kinase: protein MLVFGLVALTAAVSASAIAYWLNRDAVLTRTQDAALDEFRKSLKDDTDPLPSVPTCSELRDAAGRMADNTQKYEVLLITRTRDAGSCPAASDKRLFTLDAVPASLRRAVDQKRPVGKGNTSPYHLYWQRITLDGTPYLVGGAKVNGGGPTGYMLKSLDTERQDLNSLAWSLGIATGLALIGAALLAQAAAATVLRPVQRLGEAAYRLGEGHLDTRLQVSGSDELANLSHTFNRAAERLQKRVAELSAREASSRRFVADMSHELRTPLTAITAVSEVLEEEADSLDPMIAPAVQLVVSETRRLNDLVENLMEVTRFDAGTARLVLDDVDVADQVTACIDARAWLDAVELDAARGIVARLDPRRLDVILANLIGNALKHGGSPVRVSVRTDGDELLIKVRDHGPGIPEDVLPHVFDRFYKASASRPRSEGSGLGLSIAMENAHIHGGDISAANSPEGGAVFTLRLPMDASRIASDEAEDELGDLDDLDREGAAEGERDGDGDGGGRARDKGRTWSKGKGKDKGGNSARGTGRNEEGRP, encoded by the coding sequence ATGCTGGTCTTCGGCCTGGTGGCGCTGACCGCCGCCGTGTCCGCGTCGGCCATCGCGTACTGGCTGAACCGTGACGCGGTGCTGACCCGTACCCAGGACGCGGCGCTGGACGAGTTCCGTAAATCGCTGAAGGACGACACCGATCCGTTGCCCTCCGTCCCGACTTGTTCCGAATTGCGGGATGCCGCGGGTCGTATGGCGGACAACACCCAGAAGTACGAGGTGCTGCTGATCACCCGGACCCGGGATGCCGGAAGCTGTCCGGCCGCCTCGGACAAGCGCCTGTTCACCCTCGACGCGGTGCCCGCGTCACTGCGGCGCGCGGTGGACCAGAAGCGCCCGGTGGGCAAGGGGAACACCTCCCCGTACCACCTCTACTGGCAGCGGATCACGCTGGACGGCACCCCGTATCTCGTCGGTGGGGCCAAGGTGAACGGTGGCGGGCCGACCGGCTACATGCTCAAGTCCCTGGACACCGAGCGCCAGGATCTGAACTCCCTCGCCTGGTCGCTGGGGATCGCCACCGGGCTCGCGCTGATCGGCGCCGCGCTGCTGGCGCAGGCCGCCGCGGCCACGGTGCTGCGGCCGGTGCAGCGGCTCGGGGAGGCGGCGTACCGGCTGGGCGAGGGGCATCTGGACACCCGGCTGCAGGTCTCGGGCTCCGATGAGCTGGCCAATCTCTCCCACACCTTCAACCGGGCCGCGGAGCGGCTGCAGAAGCGGGTGGCGGAGCTGTCCGCGCGGGAGGCGTCCAGCCGACGCTTCGTCGCGGACATGTCGCATGAGCTGCGGACCCCGCTCACCGCGATCACGGCCGTCTCGGAGGTGCTGGAGGAGGAGGCCGATTCGCTCGACCCGATGATCGCTCCGGCGGTGCAGCTGGTGGTGAGCGAGACCCGGCGGCTGAACGACCTGGTGGAGAACCTGATGGAGGTGACCCGCTTCGACGCGGGCACGGCCCGGCTGGTGCTCGACGATGTCGATGTCGCCGACCAGGTGACGGCGTGCATCGACGCCCGCGCCTGGCTGGACGCGGTGGAGCTGGACGCGGCGCGCGGGATCGTGGCCCGGCTGGATCCGCGGCGGCTGGATGTGATCCTGGCGAATCTGATCGGGAACGCGCTCAAGCACGGCGGCTCGCCGGTGCGGGTCTCGGTGCGCACCGACGGCGATGAGCTGCTGATCAAGGTCCGGGACCACGGTCCGGGCATCCCCGAGGATGTGCTGCCGCATGTCTTCGACCGGTTCTACAAGGCGAGCGCGTCCCGCCCGCGCTCGGAGGGCAGCGGGCTCGGGCTGTCGATCGCGATGGAGAACGCGCATATCCACGGCGGTGACATCAGCGCCGCGAACTCCCCGGAGGGCGGGGCCGTCTTCACACTGCGGCTGCCGATGGACGCCTCCCGGATCGCCTCCGACGAGGCCGAGGACGAGCTCGGCGATCTCGACGATCTCGACCGCGAGGGCGCCGCCGAGGGCGAGCGCGACGGCGACGGTGACGGCGGCGGCAGGGCCAGGGACAAGGGCAGGACCTGGAGCAAGGGCAAGGGCAAGGACAAGGGCGGGAATTCGGCCAGGGGCACGGGCCGGAACGAGGAGGGCAGGCCATGA
- the afsQ1 gene encoding two-component system response regulator AfsQ1 — translation MPFLLLIEDDDAIRTALELSLSRQGHRVATAATGEDGLKLLREQRPDLIVLDVMLPGIDGFEVCRRIRRTDQLPIILLTARSDDIDVVVGLESGADDYVVKPVQGRVLDARIRAVLRRGEREANDSAAFGSLLIDRAAMTVTKNGEDLQLTPTELRLLLELSRRPGQALSRQQLLRLVWEHDYLGDSRLVDACVQRLRAKVEDVPSSPTLIRTVRGVGYRLDAP, via the coding sequence GTGCCTTTCCTGTTGCTGATCGAGGACGACGACGCCATCCGCACGGCCCTCGAACTCTCTCTGTCCCGCCAGGGCCACCGTGTGGCGACCGCGGCGACGGGCGAGGACGGCCTGAAACTGCTGCGTGAGCAGCGGCCGGATCTGATCGTGCTGGATGTGATGCTGCCCGGGATCGACGGCTTCGAGGTGTGCCGCCGGATCCGCCGTACCGACCAGTTGCCGATCATCCTGCTGACCGCGCGCAGCGATGACATCGACGTCGTCGTCGGCCTGGAGTCCGGCGCCGACGACTATGTGGTCAAACCCGTCCAGGGCCGGGTGCTGGACGCCCGGATCCGTGCGGTGCTGCGGCGGGGCGAGCGGGAGGCCAATGACTCCGCGGCCTTCGGCAGTCTGCTGATCGACCGTGCGGCCATGACGGTCACCAAGAACGGCGAGGATCTGCAGCTCACCCCCACCGAGCTGCGGCTGCTGCTGGAGCTCAGCCGCCGACCGGGGCAGGCGCTGTCCCGGCAGCAGCTGCTGCGGCTGGTCTGGGAGCACGACTACCTCGGCGACTCCCGGCTGGTCGACGCATGCGTACAGCGGCTGCGCGCGAAGGTGGAGGACGTCCCGTCGTCGCCGACGCTGATCCGTACGGTGCGTGGGGTCGGATATCGCTTGGATGCGCCCTAG
- a CDS encoding amidohydrolase family protein, translating to MSTLSPKTPGWLDWHPDPSRPAFALPPGTVDTHCHVFGPQAAFPFAPERKYTPCDGGKDDLFALRDHLGIDRNVIVQATCHGADNSAMVDAVRASGGRARGIATVRPDVTDAELRRLDAAGVRGVRFTFLRRLADAAPQHDLAAIARRIAPLGWHVVLYFESADLPELERFFTSLPTPLVVDHMGRPDVTAPATGPDFTRFLRFAERHEVWVKVTCPERLSVTGPPALNAERHPYTDVVPFARRVIEEFPDRVLWGTDWPHPNLTGHMPDDGLLVDYVPQVAVTAEQRRKLLVDNPMRLYWPGEGA from the coding sequence ATGAGCACGCTCTCCCCCAAGACCCCCGGCTGGCTGGACTGGCACCCCGACCCGTCCCGGCCCGCCTTCGCCCTGCCGCCGGGCACCGTCGACACCCACTGCCACGTCTTCGGCCCGCAAGCCGCGTTCCCCTTCGCACCCGAGCGCAAGTACACGCCCTGCGACGGTGGCAAGGACGACCTCTTCGCCCTCCGCGACCACCTCGGGATCGACCGCAATGTGATCGTCCAGGCGACCTGCCACGGAGCGGACAACAGCGCCATGGTCGACGCCGTCCGCGCGTCCGGCGGCCGGGCGCGCGGTATCGCGACCGTACGCCCGGATGTCACCGACGCCGAGCTGCGCCGACTGGACGCGGCGGGGGTGCGCGGAGTGCGCTTCACCTTTCTGCGGCGCCTGGCCGACGCCGCGCCCCAGCACGATCTGGCCGCGATCGCGCGGCGGATCGCCCCGCTCGGCTGGCATGTCGTCCTCTACTTCGAAAGCGCCGACCTGCCCGAGCTGGAACGTTTCTTCACCTCCCTGCCCACCCCCCTCGTCGTGGACCACATGGGACGCCCGGATGTGACCGCACCGGCCACGGGGCCGGACTTCACCCGCTTCCTGCGGTTCGCCGAACGCCACGAGGTGTGGGTGAAGGTCACCTGCCCCGAACGCCTCAGCGTCACCGGGCCCCCGGCCCTGAACGCGGAGCGGCACCCGTACACCGATGTCGTGCCGTTCGCCCGCCGCGTGATCGAGGAGTTCCCCGACCGGGTGCTGTGGGGCACGGACTGGCCGCACCCCAACCTCACCGGCCATATGCCCGACGACGGACTGCTGGTCGACTACGTGCCCCAGGTGGCGGTCACCGCCGAGCAGCGGCGGAAGCTGCTGGTCGACAACCCCATGAGGCTCTACTGGCCCGGCGAAGGCGCCTGA
- a CDS encoding MFS transporter produces the protein MQHSNAVNRLNRLPISRFHKITLLAVSFAYFFEFADINTFATTAPQLIDLWGITVDQIAYVTSLSFVGMFIGSVVASTLADRWGRKRALIHTTLCFGVFSLASAFSWDLASLSVFRVLTSAGLSAMTVVAVIYVNEMYPAAVRGKFQAYAIVIGICGTPATNLIASAVVPLSDWSWRLVYLWGAVGILFVLFTRHLEESPRWHESRGEYDAAEAILTGIETRVAAEKGPLPEPAPPIDETRPAKASPRLLLRKRYLGPTLLLTVLWVTQTIGFFGYSSWAPTLLAKEGFSVEKSVFYVALTTVGAPLGSFLASLVTDRFERKWCLVAFGAVIALCGLLYGLTFNPVLIVVFGFLVNLFERGYTALGYAYSPELFDTRGRSLGTGVSYGLGRLSNAAGPLIIAALYHRTGYQSVFYFIAGTWLLGALILAVFGPRTRPARTATGERPRAVV, from the coding sequence ATGCAGCACTCCAATGCGGTGAACCGGCTGAACAGACTCCCCATCTCCCGGTTTCACAAGATCACCTTGCTGGCCGTCTCGTTCGCCTACTTCTTCGAGTTCGCGGACATCAACACCTTCGCCACCACCGCTCCCCAGCTCATCGACCTCTGGGGCATCACGGTCGACCAGATCGCCTACGTCACCTCGCTGTCGTTCGTCGGCATGTTCATCGGCTCCGTGGTCGCGAGCACCCTCGCCGACCGCTGGGGCCGCAAGAGGGCGCTGATCCACACCACGCTCTGTTTCGGGGTCTTCTCCCTGGCCTCGGCCTTCTCCTGGGACCTCGCCTCACTGAGCGTCTTCCGGGTGCTGACCTCGGCCGGTCTTTCCGCGATGACCGTCGTGGCGGTCATCTACGTCAACGAGATGTATCCGGCCGCCGTACGCGGCAAGTTCCAGGCGTACGCGATCGTCATCGGCATCTGCGGCACCCCGGCCACCAACCTCATCGCCAGCGCCGTCGTACCGCTCAGCGACTGGTCATGGCGGCTGGTCTATCTCTGGGGCGCCGTCGGCATCCTCTTCGTCCTCTTCACCCGGCATCTGGAGGAGTCCCCCCGCTGGCACGAGAGCAGGGGCGAGTACGACGCGGCGGAGGCGATCCTCACCGGAATCGAGACCCGGGTCGCCGCCGAGAAGGGCCCGCTGCCCGAGCCCGCGCCGCCCATCGACGAGACCCGGCCCGCCAAGGCGTCGCCCCGCCTCCTCCTGCGGAAGCGCTACCTCGGGCCGACGCTGCTGCTCACGGTCCTGTGGGTGACCCAGACCATCGGCTTCTTCGGCTACTCGAGCTGGGCGCCCACCCTGCTGGCCAAGGAGGGCTTCAGCGTCGAGAAGTCGGTCTTCTATGTGGCGCTCACCACCGTCGGCGCCCCGCTCGGCTCGTTCCTGGCCTCCCTGGTCACCGACCGCTTCGAGCGCAAATGGTGCCTGGTGGCCTTCGGCGCGGTGATCGCGCTGTGCGGTCTGCTGTACGGACTGACCTTCAACCCGGTCCTGATCGTGGTCTTCGGCTTCCTGGTGAACCTCTTCGAGCGCGGCTACACGGCCCTGGGGTACGCCTACTCCCCCGAACTGTTCGACACCCGCGGCCGCTCGCTGGGCACGGGCGTCTCCTACGGGCTCGGCCGTCTCTCCAACGCCGCCGGACCGCTGATCATCGCGGCCCTCTACCACCGCACCGGCTATCAGAGCGTCTTCTACTTCATCGCCGGCACCTGGCTCCTGGGCGCCCTCATCCTGGCGGTCTTCGGCCCCCGCACCCGCCCGGCCCGCACGGCGACGGGGGAACGACCGCGCGCGGTCGTGTGA